A genomic region of Nostoc sp. UHCC 0702 contains the following coding sequences:
- the mgtE gene encoding magnesium transporter: MLTQDIRNSLIEATDLNQLKWDLNRLQPVDVGEYITQLPEQQRAIAFRLLNKGQAIDVFEYLPTEVQEELINSLHDVQVVQLVEAMSPDERAELFDELPAGVIKRLLQQLSPEQRQATATILGYPEATAGRVMTTEYVRLREGLTVGEALSKIRRQDEDKESIYYAYVTDDNRTLVRVVSLRQLLFTFPDVLIRDIASDRVIKVRTETPQEEVAQIMQRYDLIAIPVVDREDRLVGIITIDDVMDILQEEATEDIQKLAGVSGDEAALSPPQVTIRKRLPWLLGIMALYIGAASAIAPFQSVIAAVPVLAVIMPIFSNTGGTVGIQALTVTIRGLGVGEVTPKDTLKILRKELCAGLGTALALSMTMIGLSLIWARPQERWVALVAGMVMATNTIVAVTLGTLLPMALKRLKLDPALVSGPLVTTMLDTIGFLTFLSLISLALKILHLPS, from the coding sequence ATGCTCACACAGGATATTCGCAACTCGCTCATTGAAGCTACGGATTTAAACCAGCTGAAATGGGATTTAAACCGTTTACAACCTGTAGATGTAGGAGAGTACATCACACAATTGCCTGAACAACAGCGGGCGATCGCATTTCGCCTACTCAACAAAGGTCAGGCAATTGATGTCTTTGAATATCTGCCAACAGAAGTACAAGAAGAATTGATCAATTCTCTGCATGATGTGCAGGTGGTGCAACTTGTAGAGGCAATGAGTCCTGATGAACGGGCAGAATTGTTTGACGAGTTACCCGCAGGGGTGATCAAACGGCTATTGCAACAACTCAGTCCAGAACAAAGGCAAGCAACAGCCACTATTCTCGGCTATCCAGAAGCCACCGCTGGGCGGGTAATGACAACAGAGTATGTACGGTTGCGCGAAGGCTTAACTGTAGGAGAAGCACTCAGTAAAATCCGCCGCCAGGACGAAGATAAGGAAAGTATATACTATGCCTACGTAACAGATGACAACCGTACACTGGTAAGAGTTGTTTCACTGCGTCAGTTGCTTTTTACCTTTCCTGATGTCTTAATCAGAGATATTGCCAGCGATCGCGTGATCAAAGTGCGAACCGAAACTCCCCAAGAAGAAGTCGCCCAAATCATGCAACGCTATGACTTAATCGCTATACCTGTGGTTGACCGAGAAGACCGATTGGTCGGCATTATCACCATTGATGATGTCATGGATATTTTGCAAGAAGAAGCCACAGAAGACATTCAAAAATTAGCCGGCGTCAGCGGTGACGAAGCAGCTTTGTCGCCTCCCCAAGTTACGATTCGCAAGCGCTTACCTTGGTTGTTAGGCATCATGGCTTTGTATATTGGTGCAGCCAGTGCGATCGCCCCTTTCCAATCAGTAATTGCCGCTGTGCCCGTTCTGGCAGTGATTATGCCAATTTTTTCTAACACTGGTGGGACAGTGGGAATTCAGGCATTAACGGTCACAATTCGAGGCTTGGGTGTAGGTGAGGTGACACCCAAAGATACGCTGAAAATTCTCCGCAAAGAATTGTGTGCTGGCTTGGGCACAGCCTTGGCCTTATCAATGACAATGATTGGACTTTCCTTGATTTGGGCACGCCCTCAAGAGCGATGGGTAGCTTTAGTTGCGGGAATGGTAATGGCAACTAACACGATTGTAGCTGTAACTCTCGGTACTTTGCTGCCAATGGCTTTGAAGCGGCTGAAGCTAGATCCGGCTTTAGTTAGCGGGCCGCTAGTGACAACCATGCTAGATACAATTGGGTTCTTAACGTTCCTCAGCCTGATTTCTCTAGCTTTGAAAATTCTGCATTTACCCAGTTAA
- a CDS encoding DUF4351 domain-containing protein, with protein MYLLNQRISTVEPELQERICQLFLIQLEDLAQALLNVLKAGYIVI; from the coding sequence ATGTATCTGCTTAATCAGCGAATTAGTACAGTCGAGCCTGAATTGCAAGAACGCATTTGTCAGCTATTCCTTATCCAATTGGAAGATTTGGCACAGGCGTTGTTGAATGTCCTCAAGGCGGGGTATATAGTTATTTAG
- a CDS encoding ImmA/IrrE family metallo-endopeptidase has product MNQLLEMPTLYDRLSKMGFPQKFIQEKALPEWWNSELEKNPVAVMEAAGYISKRLGLDVSSVLNPNVAIEFKKVNSPKFKKRQKTEEQRLLIAQGLATRVAEMAAYATKSPFKGVVADASEIRKIILNNNPWVDLESLVSFCWSCGIPVIHFSNFPPNTPKMDGMVAHLNNRPIIVISSGRTYSAYLVFIIAHELGHITCGHVQDGVLVDENITEEIQDNEEHEANNFAVKLLLGKDNQYVWEKMPSSIELKRAVSKIGHQDRVDPGVLALNYAWQKADWAIGMGALKIIEPQANACVKINNYISDNLDWDELDTDSEEYLRLVTGV; this is encoded by the coding sequence ATGAATCAACTACTGGAGATGCCAACGCTGTATGATCGTTTGTCAAAAATGGGCTTTCCTCAAAAATTCATCCAAGAGAAAGCATTGCCTGAGTGGTGGAATAGTGAACTGGAAAAAAATCCTGTTGCTGTGATGGAAGCCGCAGGTTATATTTCTAAGCGCTTAGGGTTGGACGTGTCATCAGTACTCAACCCTAACGTTGCCATAGAGTTTAAAAAGGTCAATAGTCCTAAGTTTAAAAAGAGGCAAAAGACTGAAGAGCAACGCCTGTTAATTGCTCAAGGCTTGGCAACACGGGTAGCTGAAATGGCTGCATATGCCACCAAGTCCCCTTTTAAAGGAGTTGTCGCAGATGCATCCGAAATTCGTAAAATAATTCTCAACAATAATCCTTGGGTAGACCTTGAAAGTCTTGTTAGCTTTTGTTGGTCTTGTGGGATTCCAGTTATACACTTTTCTAACTTCCCTCCAAACACACCTAAAATGGACGGGATGGTAGCCCATTTAAACAATCGCCCAATAATTGTAATTAGTTCTGGTCGAACCTATTCTGCTTATTTAGTTTTTATAATTGCCCATGAACTTGGGCATATTACTTGTGGTCATGTTCAGGATGGAGTGCTAGTTGACGAAAATATCACTGAGGAGATTCAAGACAACGAAGAGCATGAAGCTAATAATTTTGCTGTAAAGTTACTATTGGGCAAAGATAATCAGTACGTTTGGGAGAAAATGCCAAGTTCAATAGAGCTTAAACGTGCTGTCAGTAAAATTGGTCATCAAGATAGAGTAGATCCTGGTGTATTAGCATTAAATTATGCTTGGCAAAAAGCAGATTGGGCTATTGGAATGGGTGCATTAAAGATAATTGAACCTCAAGCCAATGCCTGCGTAAAAATCAACAACTATATTAGTGATAACTTAGACTGGGACGAGTTGGACACAGATAGCGAAGAATATCTTAGACTGGTAACAGGAGTGTGA